The Numenius arquata chromosome 6, bNumArq3.hap1.1, whole genome shotgun sequence sequence CCGAAGGTTATAAAAAGCAGAGGAATCTAAAATTTCATCTCTCCCCATTACAAAGAGTGGGATTTGGATCCAGGTCTGCAGTGTGACGCCAGATTTTCTCCTTAAACCATCACTACacaaacaaaaggcagaaaagacagCAGCCATTGTGCTCAGCGATGACTGCTGTTTAAGCCTAACCCAGCAGATCACACAGAGAAACAATGGAAACCACAGGGAAAGCTTCAtgcttttgtctttaaaaaaaaaaaaaaaaaaaaaaaaaagaaaaaccccactgaTGTCAGGATAACATGTCAGAGGGGAAGAAACTGTTTTCCTACAATAGCAGTTGTAGAAAACATGGGCAAAAGGAAGTTCTGGCATTGAAAACCTTCACTGGGGTCCCAGCTCCAGAGTATGCTGCTCTGATACTGCAGAGGATGGCTGCTCTCTCCACAGCTGTGCGCAGCCCACTAATCCCATCGTATCAGATCTCTTCACCACGATACAACCTTTATTTGTTAGCCAACAGCAAGTACCCCCTCTTCAGTATTTATAATGCACGCTTCATTACTGCAGCTGAATGAAACAGGGCAAGGCTTCACATCACACCAGTTGCACCAATTTGCAGTAACACAACGCACATCCATCGCACCAGATTCACCTTTACAGTGCTATGCTCCTTTCACACCTATTCCTTTCCAATATGGAATTtttacacaaatgcacaaatGGTTTTCTTGCTAAATTTTGCCAAGAAAATCTCACTTTAGGATTCTCTGGTGTTTTCCTTTACAGGGTAGTtgagaaaccaggaaaaaaaacccacacagcctCTGTCTCTAAACTAATTGGTATGTAATAATTTCTGAGAAGAAATAAACagtttatatgtgtgtgtatagagatatatatacacacacacatatatataactgATCtacaacacacatacacacatcctGGATCCATTTCTGGCTCCAAACGGACTTTCTGCAATACTGTGCCTTGGTTTCCAATTGGTTTCCAATTTGGTTACATCATCTCCTATTGCAAAGGTTTCTAATGATTGTTTCTACAGCACCCAGTCCTCATGTCAGCCAAAATGCCTCTGCAGAGCCAGCTCTGGAAGCCGCTGTGGCCACAGGCTACGCGGGCTCCTGCCAGGACGACCAGCACAGCAAGGCATCCCACCCGGGCGGGATGGCCCAGCCACACCTTCTGCCAGCCTCAGCCCGGGGCTGACGGAGCTGGTACCATCGGTTCTGCTGTAACACAGCTCATGCATTTTTAAACACTTATGACTCAATCTAAACCCCAAGAGCTATTACTATTAAAAGACTAACATAAAGCCACTTGCAGGGTtctcagatttttctctctcagttctcacaattattttttccaacttGACCTAAACTACTGATGGCTTAATTATTATCACGCTGTTTAAACAAAAGCATAATGGACCAGCTGCCTCCAAATGGTATTCAAACTGCCTTCTGCCTCCAGCTTGCACAGAAAATGCTTACAGTTCTCTCACAAAGAGGAGAGGATCCCCCAGCCAACATGACAATAAAGCAGACTGCAGTGGGAAAACAACTTGGTAGCCTTATGATTCATTTATTATTCAAATTCAATGATTAATTAAATCCCTACCAATAcccttactttaaaaaagaaaacttactcCCCTTCATAATTACCACCCCTTGAATGATCTCTTCACCGGATTAACTTTATGAAAAGGACACATTGCAGAAACTTTCTTCTAGAAATTCAAACTCTAGTAACATACAGtattttattaatgaaattattccatCTTTAACAAAGTATCTGGAATCTAAAGAACAGTCCAAGGCTATGAAATTCatgatttataattaaaaagagaaatgctgtAAAAGACTGTACTCAAATTGGCAAATTGAATTTGAGCACGATATTGATCAAGCCCACTCCAACGTAACACAAGTGATCGGAGATTATGGTTACTTTTTTGTTCCTCAAGAAGTGGACAGCTAATAAAAGTCGGTATATCAAAGCTCTTTTATAAAACCTTTCACAAAATCATGCTTAACATTCCTAATGGCACCGCACAGAAGGgcttcccccccccatccccatacAACTAAACCCCTTTCTCTGCAGGAGTCGTGTATAAATTAGCATAGTAGTTCGCAAAGAAACATCAGAGTACCAATTTAATCCACGGACAGCAGGAATTTATGCTACATTACTTCAAAAAGAGTACGTTAACTTATCATTATCTCCTTATATACTTAAAATTCTCACATACCActccaaatacattaaaaaaagcccaccaccccaaaaacccacctaTGTTTAGACAGCCAGTTATTAATAAGCAAAGTCACTAATTTAGTGGGAGACTGCTACCAACTTCAGTGAAGCTAGGGTTCACCTAAGAAGTTTAAGGCCCACTGTTTATAGCTCCCAAGATGACAACAGGGTTTTTAATCAAATACATATGAAGTTCTTaaatacaggggggaaaaaaacaacacactatGCTCATAAGCATGCACttgagaaaattaaataaacctaAAAGACAGTATCTTTATAGAACAATTTAGTTACACAGCTTAGGGGTAATTCCTGATTTCAGTAGAAGTTGCATAAATGATATAACAGTACCTATTATTACTAGGCCATTAAAAATCACaattctttggtcaagtataattttttccccttttggaaagttctaagaaaagcaagcagcattCAGAAACATTAACTTCTCAAAGAAAGTCTGGCATCAAAGCTCtgcttttaaacttttattttttaaacaacaacaacaaaaaatcctccACTTAGGAAAGTTAAGTTGTCACCATCTTACATTTTAgaatacaaaactgaaaaaaatccctattaaaaaaaagacaggactTCAGCCAAGTATTCAGCTACTTATTGCTGTAGATGTAACTCAAGTCCATTTGAACCCCTATGTTTTGGTCGTTTGTAGCGAGAATATGTTTGGAACACTAGCAGCAATAGAAAACCCCTTTAAAACCTAGACATAGTTACACTGTTGAGTGAAAATTAGCAGAAACCATAACCATCAGAACATAATAAAGCATCCTGTAAAAGTACAATTGAATTGGTAGCTAGAAAAACAGGGTTGATTTAAAGTGCTATCCCAAAGCCTTAAGCGGGCCTGTATCAGTAAAGAAAAGTTCCTTTTCCACTACATAAAGCCCAGAACCACAGCACTACTCCCAACACAACAAATGCCGTCTTCACTCTGCCTCAATGCCTCATCTCCACCGCCCTCCTCCATCAGGTGGAACACAGAAACTTGAAATAATTGCTAATTCCAAATTCAGGCGATATGCACAAATATACTGTTGAACAAAGTTTGGACAGCAAACAGTACACCTGAGTTCAGTCGTACAAACTAACTTTTGTAAATAGCGTCAGACGAATAAATCCATGTCTCTAATATGAATCTAGATGTATTTTCTTACAAAACACATTAATAGAAATATCCAGGCAAATACATACCATACAATAGCAAAAGCTTTAAGCCCCATTTAATAAGATGACTTTCCGATTAAAAATAGAAGGCAATTAAGATTTACTCAAAATTACAATTAAGAAAAGCTTTCACAGTGCAATATTGAAACTGTCACAAAGTTAAGAAAATACTGATATCAAAGTACAATCACAATGTTAAAGTAGACAAAACTACTATACAAGGGCATATCTTGtaaaattaaaaggaatgaaCACAACATAGGGGACTCCCACGTCCCTGATCTACATATCTCGTTTCCTAGTCTTCAGAGTCATAATTGTGTCTTTCCAACATCGGTAGAAGTCTTGTTAAAACTAAGAGGTTCATTCTTCTTTGTAGACCAGATTTCAAAGCCCGATTACTTCTTGAAAATACGTTCTTCATCACTGCACAATTTCGAAGTAGTGCAGTATTGCCATGATGTGCTGCGGCATGAACACATAGCCCGTGTAGAGTGCCATTCCAACAATGGAAACTAGCATGGAATCTGAATTACAGTTgaggaaaaaagcatttgaaatagaCAGTGCATTAGCCATCACGCAACTGCAGCATTAAAACTTCCCCGGTAACTATCTTATAACATTACACTTTTAAATCAGACGGGGTCAACTGTAGACAGCAGTTACAGCTACAGGAAGAATCAACTGAACACCAAAAGCAGAACACCAGTAGGAGCGATTACGTGAATTACGGAAGGATGCCCTGCAAGTTATCCACTGCCATGTATGGGCACAGGAGGACAGGCCAGAGCATGGGAAGCGCAACAGGGGAACAGAAAACAGGCGCTCAGCATATACAAGTTCTTACATGCAATCTTCCTAGGTCTTCTGCAAGTCTTGCAGAAGCCAGCCCCATTCAGCCAAGCAGAAAATAAGTCAACCATcacaaaaaaaactccaaaccaaaccaaaaaaatagtaatatcaGTTGCTGAGTAGGAGCTCTTATTTGTGGATGACCTACTCATTTTTAAGCAGACAGCATTAGATGCTGACGTGAACTTCTTGGAATAGAATGAcctaataaatttaatttatgatGCACAAAACACATCTGGTAGGAAAGTCGTACTGTTAGCGTAATAAAGTCAGGAAACCTGAAATCCATTTCTACCTGCCAGTGTCCTCTAGGCTCTAAGTCACTACATTATTTGGTTCATTTCTCCATCTGCATGTCATGCTTAGACCCTTCCTCATGGGCAGGCAGCTCAATTGATGTGTTCCTAACTACCACCAAACCACCACAGGAGGAGTGAAAAAGTATGAGTAACATCATGCCATGGAACTAACTATTTCACTCACAAAGCCTCAGAGCATCAGCACGGCTTCAAGTCAAACTGTGTACTTAGACACTCATTAGTACCTTACTGTAGCAGGCCACACTGCAAAACAAACGCCACATGAAGATATCTGCTAAAAAACCTTAAGATGACCACTTTATTAGCTGAGCTCCTAACAGGGACCTTTTGTAAAACTTACAAAGAGAAGTGAGACGACAGCTTATAATGCATACGTACAAGTGGACCTTTGTCAAGCTCTAGGGCTCTTAATCTACACCTTTATCTACAGAAATTATGGCATCAGATTACTGAAAGATTATACCATGCAAAGTTTAagacttcagaaattcagaagcaCTAGAAATCCGTAACAACCTGTTGGTTTCATCCAACCACCTGCAGAGATTTCAGTAAACTTAGACAGGAACACTATAAAAAAGCACTGGAGATTAACAAGCATGATAACCCCGGAGAGCAGCGCCGGGTTTCCACAGGTGAAACCAGAGGAGCTGCGCACGCTCTGCGTCTTCAAGAGATCCAGTCACCACAGCACGCGTGTAACAAATGCTCTGTGACCGACTTCCCCGTGGCAGAGCAGAGGTATTGGCTGCGCTTATTAGAGCATACTAGCTGCTTGGTGTATTTTTAGTCCCAGAAGATTATACAGTAAGAGACACTAAAATGAAGGTCAACTCATAAATCCATGTTTCCGTATCAGCGTTCACTTCTGATTCTGGAGCAGAAGCAGCCGCCAGAGGGGCCGCAGAGCCACGCAGCGTTAGCTCCCGAGGCCCCTGCCTCTGCGCGGCGTCCCAACAGCACCTGGCAGACCTGTCCCACCTACAGCAGAGCGTCCAGTTTGAGGACAAAAAAACAATTTTGCTGACCCGAGATCGCAAGCGATACTTGTGCCGCTCATGACAAGCGGCAATTCCTTCACCGGAATATGAGCATTTTATGAAAgtaaacacgcacacacacttcCATTTACTTAACTATTCTGCACAAGTTAAAAAGCTGCATGGttaacacacatacacaaaaaaaaaaaatactcgtGACTAATATAACTGCAGGCAAAGTAACGATTAATTTTCTTTAGTGATACAGACATGGCACAAAAAGAGGAAGGTATGTTAGCAAGGAAGACGACATTTTGAAGGTAAGAACCCTATCTAACAACTGTGCACTGTAAGTCTACGAGTACTAGCAAAGAAGAATAGTAAGTTATCTCCACTGCTGCTGACTGTACACAGAAAAAGCTGTAAATTGGGCAACCACTTCTATATAAAAAATATAGTG is a genomic window containing:
- the SPTSSA gene encoding serine palmitoyltransferase small subunit A → MALGSAWKRMSWLYYQYLLVTALYMLEPWERTVFNSMLVSIVGMALYTGYVFMPQHIMAILHYFEIVQ